Below is a window of Sciurus carolinensis chromosome 6, mSciCar1.2, whole genome shotgun sequence DNA.
ATGGAGAGAAGTAGTTAAGAGAatcaagaaatatgaaataacataaaaagtccaaatttaagatcTATTTGGATAGATGAATTCTATGAAACACAGACTAAAGGAATACaacatcagaaaattttcaaaactttaagaatgaaatataaaatcaaatacaggtggcacacaggaccccaaatatacaaaattacaacagacacatacaaaaacacattattaCGCACATGCCCAACATGCAGAATAAAGGATAGAGTTTTAAAGACTGATGGAGAAAAATGATAGGTCACATATAAAGGTAAACCAATTGGATTTCAGATGATTTCTCATATCAGACCCTGAAAGtcaggaggtcttggaataatacatGCCAATAGAAAATGAATGTCCAGCAAGAATGctatactcagcaaaattaaGATTCAGAATGGATGAGAAACAAAAACCTTCCACAATAacccaaaattaaaagaattcacgcCTAGAAAGCCCACTGTACAAAACATACTCCATAAAATAATTCatgcatacaaaataaaaataattgaaaaacagCAGAGGGAGGAAATACACTAGAAGAAGAGTCAAAGCATAATAccaattaaaaactagaaataaatcaaaataagggAATAAAACTAATCTCTCAATAGTAATATTGAATGCAAATGAcctcaactcatcaatcaaaagacacagactggcaaactggattaaaaaacaaccTCTGACAATATGCTGTATCCAAGACATTCACCTACTAGATGAAGacttccacagactaaaagtaaaaagatgggaaaaatatatcattcacatATATCTCAAAAACTAGCAGATGAGATGAAATTCAAGACAAAGTTAATGAGAAGAAACAAAGGTTATTTCATGCTGCTAAAGTGAATCATGcaacaacaagaaataaaaatggtaaatatttatggacTAAACATGGAACATCTACAAATATCAAACAAACTTCTTAATATCAAGAATCAGATGGAGAGACGGATTTGTAAATCCCAGAGCCAGGTTCTACCTGCCGGAGGCCGCTGCTATGTGGAGACCCCCAGGTGAAGCCACCGTCACCATGTCTGATCAGGAAGCAAAACCTTCGACTGAGGATTTGGGGGATAAAAAAGAAGGAGAACATATTAAACTCAAAGTCATTGGACAGGATAGCAGTGAGATTCACTTCAAGGTGAAAATGACAACACATCTCAAGAAACTCAAAGAATCATATTGTCAAAGACAGGGGGTTCCAATGAATTCACTCAGGTTTCGCTTTGAAGGTCAGAGAATTGCTGATAATCATACTCCAAAAGAACTGGCAATGGAGGAAGAAGACATGATTGAAGTTTATCAGGAACAAACAGGGGGTCATTCAACGGTTtagatattctttttattttttttcttttccctcaatccttttttattttttaaaaatagttcttttgTAATGTGGTGTTCAAATGGAATTGAAAACTGGCACCCCATCTCTAAAACATCTGGTAATTTGAATTCTAGTGCTCATTAttcattattgtttgttttcattgtgCTGATTTTTTGGTGATCAAACCTCAGCTCCCTTCATATTGccctctccttttaaaaaattacacgtGTACACAGAGAGGGCACCTTTTTCAGGACTGTGCATTTGCAGGCTTGTGTGGTGGTAAATAAGATTAACTGATGTGAGTGTCTACAATGACTTTCCAGTTGGCCCTGAAGTTCTAGCATGTGATTGCTTCACTCCCGGACTGTGACTTTCAGTGGGAGATGGAAGTTTTTCAGAGAACTGAACTGTGGGAAAATTACCTTTCCTTAACTCGATGCTACTTTTAAAATCTGAGGGTCTGGACCAAAAGAGGAGGAATAACAGATTTGGAGTCAGGACGACAGACATGGTGAGAATGATGACTAACTCCAAAGATGGCTTCACCGAAGAGAAAAgcattttaagattaaaaaaaaaaatcttgtcagAAGATCCCAGAAAAGTTCTAATTTTCATTAGCAGTTAATAAAGTTATTCATGCAGAAGTGTATACAACAGAACACTGctactttgattttatttgtacttttggcCTGGGATATGGGTTTTAAATGGACATTGTCTGTACCAGCTTCattaaaataagcaatatttgtaaaaacctttaaaaaaaaaaaagaatcagatggaccagaacacaataatatTGAGGGATATTAACATGTCTCTGAAATCACTGGATagatttttgaaacaaaaattataaaagctGTATAactcaaaaatataattaataatttaggaataacagatatatatacaccatattttacatatcaacaatttaatatatttgttctCAGCAGTGTATGTGTCATTTTTGAAATTACATCTTATCGtgggccacaaagcaactctgaacaaacacaaacacacacaaaaaatacaaataacacctTGCATTCTTTCAGATtgtaatggaaagaaattagaaatcaaagataagacaaaacaaataaacttCCCTAACACATGCAGATTAAATAATTCACTATTAAATAATGGATGGAAACAAAGGGAATCAGGGTGAAATTAAAAACTACtttgaagtaaatgagaatagtgatacaatatgtcaaaatcactaggacactatgaaggcagtactaacaTAAAAGTTCATAGCATAGAgttctttcattaaaagaatcGAATGGCACTAAATAAATAACCTGAAGTTACATATAAAGGCCctagaaagtgaaaaacaaatgaacaccaaaatcagtagaagacatgaaataatcaaaatcagattCAAAATCAGTAAAACTTATATTAAAGTATTCAAAAAATCAGTAAAGCAAAAAGTAgcttctttgaaaaagtgaacaaaaatgataaacacttagccaggcaaatcaaaagaaagagggaaaaactcaaattattgagattcatgatgagaaaggaaatagcAGCATACACACTATTAAATATAGATGCTAAACAGaaacaattttgtatatttgtactccaataaattagaaaatattaaagacatcaacaaatttctagagacatgagaCCTACCCATTTGAATCAGGAGGACCTAGAAGACTTAAACATATCAATTActagcaatgaaattgaaaatgacaTCAAAAGTGGAggaaattcttccaaactcattgtatgatgctagtatcaccctgatactaaaaccagacaaagactcatcaaggaataaaatttcagtcaatatccctgatgaacttagatacCAAAATTCTTAATACAGCACtgtcaaattgcatacaaaaacacactgaaaatatagtgcaccatgatcaagtggggatcatccaagggatgcaaggtgaattaaacatacagaaatcaataaacataatccataacatcaatagacttaaagacaataaTCACATGACTATCTCAACACATGcagaaaagaatttgacaaattcagcatccattttatgctcaaaacactagagaaactagggatagcaggaatataactcaatattgtaaaagttcCTTACACAAATCCAAGACAaagatcattctaaatggtgaaaaactaataGTCTTctctctaaaaactagaacaagacagggatgccttccatcaccacttctattcaacagagaccttgaaactctagccagagcaatcaagaaaggaatgaaattaaagggatataaatagaaataaaaaagggttccaactctatttgccaatgacaagATGCTATATATCTaacccaaaaaactccacaagaaaacttctagatctcaaattaattcacaaaggtagaggaaataaaaatttcacccattaatcaattgcattcctatacaccaatgataaATCAGCTGTagagaaaagagtaaaatgatcccattcacaatagactcaaaattaacatccataaacttgggactcaatctaacaaaagaggttagAGACcgctacaataaaaactacagaacgctaaaaaGAGAAACCGAAGatgacattagaagatggaaagatttcctatgttcttggatagtcagaattaatattgttttaatgtccatgctaccaaaagtgctatacagattgaatgcaattctgttaaaattcaaatgatgtcctgcataaaatagaaaaagcagctatgatattcatttgaaaaataagaagccTAGAATAACCAATACAATgttcagtgagaaaagtgataaaggaggcatcacaatacaagatgttaaattatactacagagctatagtaagaaATAAAGTgcggtgttggcaccaaaacaggcatgaagaccaatggaattgAATAGAAACAGTGACAGACCCACTTGAAAACAATTACCATGTACTAGACCTAGGTGctaaaacatacattggaaaaaagccTCTTCAGtgaatggtgctaggaaaactggaaatccatatgtagcagagtgaaatttaaaccctatctctctcaccctgcacaaaactcaactcaaagtagattcagacctaggcattagaccagaaatcttgcacctactagaagaaaaagtaggttcaacaCCCTAACAAGTTGGCTTGGGAACCAGTTTCCTCCACaagacaagaagtaaaatcaagaatcaataaaagagatgtgatcaaactaaaaagtttcctcagagcaaaggaaacaatcaagaacataaagaaaGCCAATAGGATGAAAGAAAATCTGCCACTATAGATGAGgttttaatttctagaatatacaaagaaccaaaaaagtttaacaccaataataataataataaatgggcaaagaaactaatCTAACACTTCTCGGTAGAAGAAACGTGAATAGTTACCATACTTTAAAAACTGTaaacatctcttgcaattagggaaatccaaattaaaactgCAGTGGCATTTGAACTCATTCCAACCAGAATGGTGATTATCTAGATTCTATACAAGTTTAATagtagatgttggtgaggatatggggaaaaggtctgCTGATACATtgtggtgggagtgcaaattaatgcaaccactctgaaaagcattatggagattcctcaaaacactaggaatggaacctccattcaacccagttatcccaattctcagtatatacccaaaggatttaaaatcaacatagtacAGAGATGTAGCAACCTCACtctttacagcagcacaattcacaatagctaagctatgaagtCCACCTAGTGCCTTcagcagaggaatggataaagaaaatgtggtatgcattCACAATGGAAtcatactcagccataaataggaataaatttatgACATTCACTGGTGAATAGATAAATCTTacgaatatcacgctaagtgaaatgagcctaTCCCCAAAACCCTAAGGTCAAACActctttctgatatgtgaatgctaacctaTAACAAGGGGGGTGGAAGGGAAGAATTAAAGTagtgggttagacaaaggggaaaaaaagggaagggaggtagaagtaaaaataggaaagatagtggaatgaatctgccatatttcctatgtacatatataaacacaccaCGGTGACTCCCACCATcatatacatccacaagactgggatacTAGTTAGAATATGATACATTTCATATATGAAAAATGGCAAAATAggctgtactgtcatgtataactaaaaagaccaaataaaattaaaataatataaataaaataaattcttcatttgCTATAACATGTTTCACATGTCTTTCATTGAATAGAgtcatattttcttaaaacatcaATTTATGACATCAATGTAAACAAAAGTTCAAAGGAACTTAAAGTTTTGCTCTTCCTGGTTATTCTTGTAATTATGGTTAGAGGTGGCAACAGAGAGTAATAGTACATTTTGAGTCAGGTGCAATGGTATGGCACATGGTTGTAAATCCAGTGATTCAAGAAGTCAATGATAGGAGATGGCAAGTTTACAGTtaaaggccagtctcagcaacttaatgagtccctaagaaacttatcaagaccctgtggcaaaataaaaaataaaaataaaaaggactgaggatgtagctgaaTTGTAAAGTGTAGCTGTGTTCAATGCCCAGAAtcacaagcacacacatacacataatcaCACacaactgtatatatatatatatatatatatatatatatatatattattaaaccAAATAGACTCTTAACATTAATAGAAAATGTAAAAGTCTTACTGTAAGAATAATTTTGTGGAAAAATTAGATATCATCTTGGTTTTCActctattttcaaatttaaaccaTGGCATTAGTATGTTTAATTAAAGTATTATTGATATTTAGCTTCTTTTGCTTATTTGGGTTCTTAACAATACCAGAAACTCTTACtataaaaaattcatattttttgaaacaacttgatcatgatgtagTATATTGTCAGAAacaaattgctaatattttattaaggatatttgcatttGAATTCATCAAGGGTGTTGGTCTGTAGGTTTCATTCCTCATTGTGCccttgtctagttttggtatgagtgtgatagcagctttatagaatgaatttgaagtgttccttcttttgtttgtcatgaaataatttgaggaactttggcattaattcttctttaatagCCTGGTAAACTTTAACTAAGAATTAacctggtcttgggcttttctttattgCAGGGCTTTTTATCACTGCTTCTATCTCATGGCTAGTTATTGGTCATTTTAGGTCTTCTGTGtcttcttaatttaatttttgccagttttatgtgtctagaaatgcatacatttattttagGGTTTCCAATTAATTgcagcttaatttttaaaatataagctaaTGATCCTTtagatttctgtgatgtctttgATGATTAATTCTTTTACCTCTCTAATTCCATTAATTcgggtcttctctttctcttttgtttagtGTGACTAAAgtttaatcatttttatcttttcaaagaacccatGATTTGTGTCATTGATTCTTTGTAGTGTTTTTTAATTATCTCTATCATTGACATTGActgtgatcttaattatttccttctttctattggttctggaattggtttgttcttgttcttgaagagccttgagatgcatcattatgTTGTTTacttggaatttttctgatattcttatgTATGACTTATacctataaacttccctctttaATTcaccttcataatgtcccagaggttctggtatgtgGTATCatcttctcatttaattctaatatatttttatttatctcctgatttttttctatcatccattcatcacttaaaattattttatttatggtcatgtttttataaagtttctggggtttttttttttggtgctgatttctaagtttattttttattatcatgtaAGTTGCaataattatacacacacacacacacacacacacacacacatatatgtatacataattaaatatacatatttgtatttgtatttgccAGGAACTGATTGGTGGCCTAAAgcatggtctattttggaaacgGCTCCTAAAGCAACTGAGAAAAACTAtattcagctgttgttggataaaatattctatagatgtcagttaagtttatttgatttttaatattttttagatctgAAGAGACTATTGGATTTATGACTGGATGACCTATATATTGGTGTTGAGATATATTGAAAATACTCAGTAGGATTATATTGGGGTCTCCCTGAGTGTTTAATTTAAATATGTCTGTTTTATGTCATTAGGTGCACcaatgtttgggacataaatatttactatcattttatctattttttggaTCGTTCCTTTGCCAGTATAAAGTGAcattttgtcttttctgattaattttggcttaaaatctgctttgtcaAATATGAGAGCAGTTATTTCTGCTTTTGGGGGGTTCCATTTGAATGGCATACCAAtatccatcttttcatttttaaactgtgtCTGTCCTCTCCTGTAAGAATAGTCTCTTCACACAACATAtagttgagttttatttcttaactCATTCTACCTGTCTCTATCTTGTAGCTGGTAAGTTGAGACCAATTATATTAAATGTCTttatagagagatgtttattaatttctgccattttcatttaattctgatGTTTAATTTACTCCTATGTTtgtctcatttgcttagctactcttcaatgagatttgtccattttttaactctggatttttttttaaatatttcttctctgttAAATATGTCCTTAAGTATTTTCTGTCATGCCACATTACTAGTCAtgaaattcttctttatttttatcttggaagtttgaaatttcttcttcaattgtGCAGGTAGCTTTGTTAGGTATATCAATCTTGGTTGACACTTATATATATTCAGAATTGGGAACACATCATACCATGTCCTCCTGAATTTTAGAGTTTTTGCtgagatattggaaaaaattcTGATTGAcctgcctctaaatgtgacctgattttttcccttgagacttttaaaatgttattctcGTTCtgtattttaagcattttaatgaTAATGTGTCATGGAAAGgttatttttcttgtcttgtgtttaaattgtgaatgtcTCCTAGATGTCTATCTTATTCTCAAAGCTTGGAAAATCTGTTATTATTCCTCTGAACAGGTAATCTGTGCCATTAATCTTTATGGATCTCTTCAATTCAAATAACTCTCCAATTTGGATTCAACATTgacccagagttcttgtatattctgttcatggtaactttcttttttctctaatacTGTCTAAATGTTCATTACTGAATACTTTGTCTTCCAAGTCTGCAATTCTGCATTTAGCATGGTTTaatctatttaagagatttttgaatgaacattttgatttattgtgtgTTTATTTGTAAGAATTGTTTGGTTCTTTAACAATATtgcaatattttaatagtttcccGTTCATATCTTGTATTGACTTTCTtagtttattcagtttttaagtaACATTTAATTACATCCAACAATTAATTGTAGTTCAGCTCTTTATGGAGCCTGGAAGTTAATTTTGAGGCTACCAATTTTTCTTGATGATAGCTGATGTAGGGATAAACTGCCCGTGGTATGAAATTTGAAATGTGGGATGAGGAGAACACAGGAATGGAGACTCAAGGGAACCAAAGGCTGACCCAAGAAACATTAGATCACTTGAGGGTTTGACTTGCAGACTCTAGACAAATATCACTGCACCTCTGAGTTCTGTTTAAGTTTCATAAAATAGGAAGGAATAGCATAGGTATGATATTATAATCCAGTCTTTATAAGGAAAAGATGTGatgtattttatgtgtatttcatAACATTGAAACATGAGcatatcaaaacaaaattaatgattaTTACTTAGTAACATCCATTATCTACCTAGTTTTTAAGCTTTCAATTAtctgatagttttaaaaattataacccaaataaaatccttccattagTCTCTGTGTTTTTCTAAAGTatgttttttctataaatattcctTTACACTGCCATctccatctgtttttctttttttttttttagtcttaaATGACAATAGAgtccattttgaaatattatgcaAACATGGGGTATAtcttataataacaataattgcagtcttgtgaatgtacacaatggtgagattcatatatgtacatagaaaagttatgtcagattaattCAACTGCATTTCCTATTCCTATCACCCCTCACTTCTCTTTGTTCCCCTTTATCTAATACACTGAACTTTcattcttcccctccttcccccctTTCACACttattagtatccacatatcagagatactatttgatctttgatttggggggattggcttatttctcttggctgattgtcttcaaatatttctatttatgtgcaaatttcaaaaagtcattctttatgactgagtaagattccattgtgtgtgtgtataaatatacacacacacaatatatgacattttctttatccattcatctagtgaaagacatccaggttggttccatagcttagctgttgtgaatggagCTTCTATAAAgaatgatgtggctgcatcactatagtatgttgatttatagtatagtatagtatgatacttaggagtgggataaccgGGTCAAATGGAGATTCCATTTCTAgctttttgaagaacctccaaaatgctttccagagtggttgcagcaATTTATGTTACTACAATTGATGTACatgtgtaccctttcccccaatcctcaccaacaccttttGGTACTTGTAtagttgataattgccattctggttgaagtgaggtaaaatctcagtgtatttttacttgtaattactttaattgctagagatgttgaacatttttttcacgtatttattgaccatttgtatttcttcttttgagaagtttctatttttttgtccatttattgatcaactttatttttgcaAGTAAACTTTTTCAGCTCTTTGTATTTAAGGACCTGAACTGTGAGTagtagagattttctcccattctataaattctttctttacactcttgattgtttcctttgctgtgaagaaatgttttagtttgatcccatcccattaattgattcttgattttacttcttacactttagagTGTTGCAaattggagtgttgggcctacattttcctTTAGAAGATgcaggtttctggtctaatacctaggtctttcattcactttgagttttgtgcagggtgagagatagggattaaatttcattctgcttcatatagatttccagttttcccagcatgatttgttgaagaagctatcttttctccagtgtatgtttatggcacttGGTCTAGCACAAGATAAGTGTGTTCATGTGAGTTTGTCATGGTATCTCAtattccattccattggtcttcttgcctgttttggtgccaacaccacaCTTtatttgttaccatagctctgtagtatcattgaagatctggtattgtcatgtgtcttgcttcacttttcttggtaaggattctttggctattctaggcctcttatttctctctctttctctttacaaACCTTAAAATGCATTTGTTAAAGGCACCCATTTACCCATTTAAAGAGTGTTCCATCTCTGTGTTATAATTTAACATGCCCTCCTAATGCGGGTGAGTCTCACATAATCAGTAGAAAGCTTATTGTGAATGGAGAAGATAAAGAGAATTTCCTGTCTCACTGGCTTTATGCTGAAGACACAACATCTACTTTTTCTGGGTTGTGGGCCCGTCAGTTTGGGACTTAAAGTATACCATTGAATCTCCTAGTTGTCCAATATGTCAACTGCAAATCCTGGGACTTGTTGGCCCTCATGAGGACATGGGAAATTTCTACTCAAACACACAGTGAACCACACATGTGGACATAATGTATTGGTTCTGTGTTCTGgaaaaccctgactaatataaGTTAAAAGGTAAACTATTCTCCAATTTGGAGTCTTAGGATATGGTCATATTTGGAGGTCATTTTTTTGAACTTTGACATGGAAAGGAAGAATAATGTTTTCCTTTCGTGAGTTGTGAATTTATTGGCATATTTCCAAAGCCCAAACTATTCCACAACATAACTGAAAACATCTTAAGAAATagacatgatttttaaatatttggtttataaaactgataaaatttaaaaagcatgttaagtttgaagaaagaagaaacaatgaaagctaattataaaaatacactAAATAAGCTGCCCTCATAATTCAGGGTAattaagagagagaagaaaaaaatgtttctgatcaACTTATAGGTGAAATTACCACAAAATATTTAGCAATTTTTCACATACAAGGTATAAAT
It encodes the following:
- the LOC124987321 gene encoding small ubiquitin-related modifier 1-like; the protein is MSDQEAKPSTEDLGDKKEGEHIKLKVIGQDSSEIHFKVKMTTHLKKLKESYCQRQGVPMNSLRFRFEGQRIADNHTPKELAMEEEDMIEVYQEQTGGHSTV